CAAGTTCCATCTGCAAACCCGGCCAACTTACCTACAAAAAACAGGGGTAAATGGGAGATGGACATGTAGAAATCATCAATACAGAAGGATACCAAGTCTCCTGAGAGTATTTTAGATGACCAACCTGATAAACTGGTTCCTTCATTTCGTAACAGATAACTAAATTAAGGTAAACGTGTCATCATTTATATTACCATCTGAATTGTTTGaatatttgattatgttttatatatatgtacatctACATTTACAGGAAAAGCTTTGTAATTGCTTATCTCGGTATCAAGTGTGGAGATGGTGTGCTTTTGAATGGTTTTACAGTGCAATTGATTACCCATGGTTTGCTAAAAGGGAGTTTGTGGAATACTTGGATCATGTTGGATTGGGTCATGTTCCAAGATTAACTCGTGTTGAATGGGGTGTAATAAGGAGGTAGATGTCCCTGATCTGCTTCTTTCACTGGAACTTTTTGTTTGGCCAGTTTTGACTTGCCTTTCAGATTGATAATCTctgcaaattttgtttttggtactCGTTGATGCATTTCCCTTGGCAGACCACGGAGATTTTCTGAACAGTTcttgaaggaagaaaaagagaagcttAATCAGTACTGGGAATCTGTTAGAACGCATTATGCTGAACTTAATGCTGGTACAATGGACGGACTTCTGAATCACTTAGCTCGGCCTTTATCAGTTGGACAGCATGTCATTGCTTTTTATCCCCGGGCAAGACAGATCCACAATGGAATTGTACTAACCGTCGACCATAGTAGGAGTTCTGTGCAGTTTGACCAGCTTGAACTAGGGGTTGAATATATCGTGGTAATTAGTTTCCTTCACTGAATTTTATGACATAATTACGTATTTTTGTTAAGGAgaatatttcattttgttgaaaCCTTCACGGGAGGAACTTTCTTTGGTGGTCAATAGAATGCTAGTTTCAAATACCGTTGGATAAGCCTTTAAAGCAGttacagaaagaaagaaaaaatctatatattgtatatatatgcaagTAGAATTTCTGCCAGTTGGCCTAGATTTGAATTATTAATCTGTTCGAGTTCACTCTCTTCATTAAGATGGACTTTTCTGGTACTTGTCCAATTTAGTTGATTCCAATTTTTACAAAGGTCAACTCATTTGAATGTAACTTCTTAGGAAATCAGTTATTGTTATTGTGCTTATGCAATATGGTCgttattattttgaaatatattCTGTGTTTGCTTTTCCATTACTTCTTAAGACTTTGTCTCTATTCCTTTCGTTCTGCAAAGAGACTATTTTTACTTGTTTATATATTGACACAGGTGTGATGGAGATATCATTGTTCAAAGCACTTGTTAATAACATAGAGCTAGACGAAAGGACACGTACACCCAAATGGAATTGGATGAGGTGCGAGAAGAATTGGCAACTCATGTCCTATAATGGCTTTTTGATTGAACTAAACATTCCTCCATTTTTCATGTCTTTCTAGCTAGTATTTTGCGTATATATAGACAAGTATGGATAATTTGTGGTGTGAGGTTGGAAAAATTGTGATTTGGATGTGATAAGTATGGATCTTTCAAGTAttttgcttatatatatagacaagTATGGGTATATttaaattactatttatttatgttttttatgaGCAATGGCAACACAACGTGACTTGGAAATGATGCCTTTTTGATATTCTAAGACTGTAACCATGTAAAGTGTGATGTGGAACATGCAAAATGCCTATACTTACATAAGTGATGCCTATTGTGTATAACAACTTCAATTTTGCAAAAATAACTGaagttaaaatattaaaacaacaACCAGACATCTATGATCACTAATGCCTAAAGTTAGAAGTAGCATCAGCATTTACATAACAACAAGCGCTATTGGAGGCTTTTCATGTCcgcaaaatagaaaaagtgATGATGTATAACATAATTCGCAACAACACTTTGTTTCTACGATGTTGTAATTGATAATACGCATCAGTATAGGTGATATCAATGATGCTGTAATTTCTCTTTAGCCTCCTCCTTTTTAAAACTATTGATGATGCGGTTTTAGGTTTAGGCATTAGAAGTCAACGTTTTTTTTGGCACACGGAAATCATTTACGCATCAGATTTTACCAAATATCCGATGCAGTAACTATAAAAAGGCCACGGATAATATCCGTTGCCTATTACATAGTAATAGGCAATAGGCTTGAATACCACGGTATTTATAGGTAAAGGCAACAGATTTTATCCGTTGCTAAAGGCCTTTTTTGGCATAGTGACACCAAGCCCCCACATTTTCGGTTTATGAAATACTCACTGCTTGCAAGTTGCATATATCTTATCTTAACCGAGTCCTCTCCCCAAACTTTATACTCCCAAGTTCCAAGAACAATGATAttgccaaaaaattaaaaaataaaagatgaaaTAATTCAATACTTTACTGGACCATGGAATagcattttcttctcttcagtGTTGCCCGACTCTTTTGTATTGGTGTGTGTGTACAGCAGTCTTCTGATTTAAGAGGTTCAACTGAAGGCTCAATGACATTCCAAAGGTCTTGAGCCAACAAGTAATACTCAAAAGTAATTAGGGTTTAAAttcacatgtttattcttctttcaagtatatatatatatatatatatatatatatatatatatatatactacatACATAGTGGGTTcaaataggaaatatatacaaaatctTCTAATTATACTTAAATTAgataattacaataaaatacaaattctaTTCCTAATAGGAACAAATTATATTCCTAATAGGAACAAACTCTATTCCTAATAAGAACGTTGACTTTGACTTAGGCCAACACTCCCgctcaagttggtgcatagatatTCGTAATGCCCAAGCTGTCAAGCTAGTCTTCAAATCGGCGCTTTGACACAACATGGGGCAATATATCTGCAAGTTGCTCCGAAGAAGTTACAAAAGGTATAGAAATTGACTTATGCTCCAGCTTCTCCTTAATGAAATGCCGATCAATCATGTTGCATCAGATTGTTAGCAATTTCAAATGCAAACTCACTATCACAGTGAAGCTTTGTAGCAGCATCTGGTCTAAACCCAATTTCAGCAAGTACAACCACAGTATTTCACAAATCTCTTAGGTAATCCCTCGGTACTCAGACTCTACAGAGGACAAAGATActacatttttcttcttgctaCGCCATATAACTAGGTTACTGCCTACAAAGGTGAAGTAACCTGATCTAGAACTTCTATATGTATTATTCCCTGCATAATCTGTGTCAGTGTAACCTTCTAAATCCAAGTggtaatttttcttaaataataaACCTCTCATAGGAGCAGACTTTAAGTAACTCAGAATATGCATCGCATCAGCCATATGGTCCTTACTAGGTGAATGCATAAATTGGCTAGCAACACTTATGACATAGGCAATATTAGGGGGGTGTCagtgataaataaataaatctctcaaccaacctttggtatctttctttcttagttGGGACCTGATCCACTTAAACTCCAAGTTTATGATTCTCAACAAAAGGTGTATGAGCTGGTTTATAGTCAAGCATCCCAATATCTGCTAGCAGGTCcagtccaaaacttaaatTGGGGCCTTACATAATCTAATATGAAaatactataaataaaaatttgccaTAACTTAATGTCgcaaacaatttttttataactaaaagtcATCATCAATAAACATGTAATAACAATCAGagttcaaattcataaaaatttaaatgtttccatttgataaagttaaatATTAGTATGTTTTGGTACAAAAATAAGCTCCTTGTGCCCCTATAAGGTCCCTTGCTGCCTCCAATAAGCAATTTGTGTTtaataggaaaataaaaattggcaatcacaaattaaagagTAGTTGCACACAAATTGTAACatctaggaaaaaaaaaaagatttaataataataataataataataataataaaatattgtaaaGTTTAGATTTCCTCACACCAAATAGTGTTGAGATTTTCTGTATTTATACACAGTATGAATCAATTACAAAAATTCAGAAGAGCTGATATCAAGGAGGCGTTACACTTGCTATGATCAAGGACAGattacaaaataattacaagaTTCTTAGGAAGGAGAGACACCAGCTCTACAGCTGGTGCTAGTATCATGGGTGATCTGCAGCTGTTACAGCTGCATTTGTAACGATTGAAGGTGCAACTAATACGCCCCCTCAAGTTGAGCGTTCTTGAACTCGCAACTTATCTCTGATGAAGGTGAAGGCAGGGGAGCTCAATGGTTTTGTCATGATATCAGCAAGTTGATCCTTGGTGGAGATAAATTTAACACTAAGTTGTCACACCATAAGACAGGTGAAGTAGATGTGGAAAATCCAAGTTCCTGGAGTAATGAGCGAAGCCAAATAATTTTAGTGGAAGTATTGGAAATGGCACGATATTCCGCCTCAGTGGAGGACCGGGCAACAGTATGTTGCTTTTTGGCTGACCACGAGACTAAGTTACAGCCAAGATAAATAGCAAACCCACCAGTTGAGCGGCGATCATCTAGACATCCAGCCCAATCCGCATCACAAAAAGCTTGAATGGCATGAGAAGAAGATTTGCTGAGGAAAAGTCCATGAGAGATAGTTTTCTTGAGATACCGAAGAGTTTTCTTGACGCTAGCCCAATGTTCACTGGTGGGattgtgcataaattgacaaaCTTTGTTAACAGAGAAGGACAGTTCCGGGCAAGTTAAGGTGACATATTGAAGAGCACCAACAATGCTTCTGTATTGTTGTGGATTAGATAATGGTTCACCATCAGATTTGCTAAGCTTGCTAGAAGAGGCCATTGGTGTATCAATAGGCTTGATGTCGGCCAAATGGGATCGCTTTAGGAGATCAATGATGTATTTGCGCTGAGAAAGGATTAATCCACCAGAATGGGGTACCACCTCAatgcccaaaaaataatatagaccAAGATCTTTCAAAGCAAATGTGGAGCTAAGAGTGAAGATGACTTTTCCAATGGCAGCATTGTTATTTCCTGTGATGATTATGTCATCAACGTACACAAGAACATAGATAATCGTAGTTCGatcattaaaaacaaacaatgacTATCCATCTTAGAGCCAACAAATTGAAGTTGTAAAAGGGAAGGATTCAAACATTGAAACCATGCCCGTGGTGCTTGTTTTAAGCCATAGAGGGACCGATGAAGTTTACAAACATGATGCAATTGAGAGGAATCAAGAAAACCCAGTGGTTGAGTCATGTAAACCTCTTCTTTAAGATGACCATGGAGAAAAGCATTACTTACGTCTAACTGACGAGCTTCCCAACCATTGCTGACAGCAAGTGACAAAACTGTGTGAATAGTGGTGGCTTTGACGACGGGACTAAACGTCTCAGTGTAATCAACTCCCTCTTGTTGATGAAATCCCTTGGCAACTAAACGTTCTTTGTACCTATAAATTGTACCATCAGCCTTGCGCTTGACATGAAACACCCACTTACACCCAACAACATTCATGGAAGGATCATAAGGAACAACTGACCAGGTGCCATTGTTTATGAGGGCATTCAATTCTTCAGTCATTGCAGCACGCCAGTGATGTTGTTTGTTAGCATCAGAGAAACAAGTTGGCTCATGTTGGGTGTCAGCTTCAGTCAAAAGTGCATGAGGAAGAGTGTATTTGGGATTGGGGGTTGGTCTCGGGCGAATAGAGTATCTAGCATTTTGACGCCCCTGACTTGGGTTTTCTCCTTGAGTACCTGCCAAAACTATAGCTAATTCCTGACCATTGGAGTTAGTAACAGTAGGATCAATATTTTCATGTTGGGAAGGAATCATAGATGAATTATCATTATGGGAGATGTTGGGAGGAGATAATGCAAGATTTGAAGCTATAgtggaatttgaatttaatgcACATTTGGTGAGCTAAGAGAAGCATTAGAATTTAATGGAGATGAAAGAGGAGAGGAGGAATTACCAAATGAGGACACCCTTGCTGCACGTGCTGAACTTGGAAACTCTAtaggcaacaaaaaaaaggatcaGATGGTGGGTCATTTGGAGCCTGCAACACGGAAGTTGGAGAAACAGAAAATGGAAAGGTGTGTTCATGAAAACGTGGATGTCTAGAAATATAAATCCTGCCTGTTTGGGGATTTAAGCAGCGGTAACCATGGTGATTTGGACTATATCCCAAGAAAATACACTGAagagaatgaaaatcaaatttatttttattataaggaCAAATATATGGGAAAACTAAGCAGCCAAAAACTTTGAGAAAACAATAATCAGGAGATTGATTAAAGAGAACTTGGAAAGGAGATTGATCATGAAGTACTGAAGTAGGTATTCTATTTATCAAATAAACAGAAGTGTCAAATGCAAaatgccaatatttttttggtacagATCCATGGGCAAGGAGAGTGAGACCTGTCTCAGTAATATGAAGCATTTTCCTTTCAGCAGATCCATTTTGCTCATGAGTGTGTGGACAAGCAATTCGATGAGTGATCCCACATTTTTCAAAGTGAGAAGAGAGCTTACGATACTCTCCCCCCCAGTCTGATTGGAAATTGCGGATCTTGGTATTAAACAAGCGTTCTACTTTGACTTGAAATTTAAGAAATATGTCACACACATCAGATTTACGGACTAAAGGGAAAAACCAtacatatttgaaaaaatcatcaacaaacaaaacaaagtgaAGATGTCCTTCAATGGGTGGAATTGGGGAAGGCCCCCATACATCACTAAAAATAAGTTCTAATGGATGAGAGCTAACAGAAGGAGTGGGAGGTAAAGAAAATTTGGACATCTTTCCCAAACAACAAGCAGTACAAAGAGGTAGGTCCTTTGAAAGAGAATGAAGATTATTGCCATTTATTACTTGACGAAGAACACGTGGATGTGGATGACTCAAGCATGCATGCCAACAAGAGAAATTGGCATGTTCGCTTAAGAAAGCCATGGGACCGTCATTTTTATTGGAGATGGCAATGTTACTAAGCTTATAGAGGCCACCTTCATTCAGCCCGTGAAGTAGAGGTTTCCCTGTGTCCTGGTCCTTCACAACAAAGAAAGTGGGGATGAAACTCAAAATAACAATTATTATCTTTGGAGAATTGATGAATATAAAGAAGTTTCTTTGTGATATCAGGAACATGTAAGATATGAGATAGATTAAAAGAACGAGTGGCATTAGAAAAGGTAGATGTCCCAACATGAGAAATATTTAGCCCATTACCATTACCAACTTTCAATTGATCTGGACCATTGCAATTATTAGCGATGGAGAGATTGGCAAGATCCGGAGTGACATGATGAGTTGCGCCAGTGTCAGGAAACCATGTGTTAAAATCactatttgaaatttgaatatgCTGGAAAGGATGCAATGTGAGTAGAAGCATCATTGGGCCTATCATAGCGATATCGACATGTAGCAGCCAAATGATTTGTTCGATTACAAATCTGAATCTTGCTGTATTTGAAAgatttggtggggttgggaGCAATCCACTTTGCTAAGAATTAGATCTGGTATGAAAGGACCTGTGGTTGTTTTGAAAGCGTGCttgatgtgatatgttgttgaaATTTGATTGACTTCGATTATTGTGGAAATTTGGAGATTCTGGAGCCCGAGTGTTATTGGAATTTTAGCCTTTGTACACCAGATTAGCAGAAGGAAGAATGGTGGAGTAAGTTGCCTTCTCTTGAAGACGAATTTCATGACTCACAAGTAGGCTATGGAGTTCTGAATAAGAGATGGGACTGAGTTTGGTAGACATGGCAGTGACCATATCACTGTAATCGCTGCCTAGATTGTGGAAGATAATAGCATTGAACTCATTGGTATCAAGGGGTTTTCCTGTGGCTGCAAGTTGATCGGCTATGAGTTTGGCCTTTTGAAAATAAGTCGCTACTGGTAGATCGccttttgagaaattttgaaGTTGAGTATGTAACTGAAGGAGTCGGGTATTCGTACGAGATCCAAAAGCTTGTGTGAGAGCTTTCCAAGCTTGAGAGGAGGTGGAGGTGCCTACTATGTGAGGCATAACATCTTCAGTTAAGGATGCAATAATCCAGCTGCGAAGCATTTGGTCACGTTTGCGCCAAGAAATAAACTCTGGGTTGGACTGAGAGGTATTGCCCTCACCTACTGTAGATGGTGGTGCAGTGTCAGTTCGATCGATGAGACCTTCAAGGTCATGAGAAATTAGAATTGGCTCAAATTGTGTCTTCCATAATAGAAAATTGGTGGGGGTGAGCTTAAGGGAAAGAAAGTGTGAAGGATTACTCATTGGCATTGTTTGATTGAGAGTGAGTGTGGAAGTGGGATTGATGGTTGTATCTTGATTAGGTTGAGATGCAGCATTTGATGTAGCCATAGgaataggaaagaaaagaaaataataatgatagAGATCAGAAGATAAGCAAGGGAATAGGATCAGtaaagctctgataccatgtaaaGTTTAGATTTCCTCACACCAATAGTGTTGAgattttctatatttataCACAGTATGAATCAGTTACAGAAATTCAAAAGAGCTGATATCAAGGAGGTGTTACACTTGCTATGATCAAGGAAAGattacaaaataattacaagaTTCTTAGGAAGGAGAGACTACAGCTGGTGCTAGTATCATGGGTGATCTGCAGCTGTTACAGCTGCATTTGTAACGGTTGAAGGTGCAactaataaatatatttatttaacttAATTAtgagttataaaaaaaaaagaaaaaaaagaagaaaggcaaTGTGTAAGCCAAACATTCATTCTTCCCCCCTTCCTTCTTACTTTCTCTtcaaaaaaatctaatttttatCCCAAATTGGGATGAGTTGTTCATCTATTGGAAGTGAGTTACCTAGTCTAGGCTAAGgatattaatttcttaaactaAGATAAGATTGGGGATGAAGGAAATgaaatttgggtgaggaagaGAATGGAGAACacgaggaagagaagaaaaaaatctatAAGGTGAGTCAATTTCGAATTTGTGATTTTTAactttgtgtttgtgtgtttctAGTCCCTTAAAGAGTATTTTGAGTCATTTGAGTTATGGGGAAATTGAATTGGAAGAGTTTGAGCTTCTATTTTCGGGTTGGGTGCATAGAGCAATTTTTCAAGTATGGGTGtttatgattttggttccattttgagtttttgatgAGTTCTAATGATAGATATGAACTGTAGAAGAGTTTTAGAAGCCTTAGGAACAACTTGGAAGTGATAGAATGGTTGAAAACGACTTAAAACCAAATCTGGAAATTTGCAGTCCTCAAGCCTCACTttggctttctttttctcccaatCCTTTGAGTGTTTGAGGAAGCCATTTGTGGGTTTTAAACTAGACTTGGCAACGAACAAAACACAATTGGTTTCATCGAATTTGGTTGAGTTTTGATAATGTGAaaagtttggaaaaaaaatctatttctGAAGAAAAACCAGAACGAGTCCAACTTTGGAGCTAGTTTTCTCCTTGTTTTAGCTCCCTTTTGAGTGAGGTTGTTGGATTAGAAACTGGAGAGAATAAGCTTCAAATCCACTACAAGTTTGCCCAATTTCATTAACTTTAGGTTGGTCAAAACGTTTCACAAATTCTGGGTTTTAGTTtggaaaaaaaggggaaaaaattcagtttttggagaagatgatgaacAGTAACCGGAAACAAGCCACTCGCGGCTCCGGCAAGTGGCGGCGCGTGGCGGCTATTTCGGTAGCCTCCAATGCCATATTTTTAGTTCAGTTGACTCGAGTTCCCGATCTGAGTCCGATGGTATATGTTTTGAGTCAATCCTAGGTCATGCAAAATATGGGTTGTTTTGGGGCCCACGAGACCCAAATGGTAACTTTTGGATAGCGGGTGTAGTTGGCCTTGTTTCGGTGTTGACATGGCATAGGACATAGTTTTAGATTATTTTGGACGAGATTTGGCCACTTTGGACCCTGGGCTGGTCCTAAGGGTAGTTTTGTCATTTTCATGCAAAATCTTTGAAATGCATAAGGTTGAGGTTGGACTTAGGTGAAATAAAGTGAAGACTGCtcaataataatttggatttgaatttgttcaGGAATTGGATCAAAAGTGTAGATTAGACAACTCCGAGAATCTCCGAAGGGTAAATTTGGTACTTTAGCTAGCTGGACATGAGGTAGGGTTTCCTGATTTCCTGATGATTGGGCTATGTCACTTTTAATCTTGGTGCTTATATATAGTActataaatatgaatattattgttgCTTTGCTCGGCGAATATTATTTGATGTTAtgtgaatattattattgatgTTTATTCGTGGATTTTATGTGATGTTGggtgaatattattattcatgtgattaaatctgaaatattattggatgtcgaaatggtttccaatttgtttaattttttggaaggatgatctatgaatgtagacttaaaaaatagatggtttagatcgttgaaaaaaattcGTAGGGGACCCTAAAGGGTATCCCtcgaataaaattatttgagggatcccccAATAGAAGGGGACCAAATATttccttctattgagggatccctcaggGATACTATTTAAGGTTCCCCATGAATtcttttcaacgatccaaattGTCTATATTTCAAATATTCATTCATacagatcatccttgcaaaaaatcatgcaaacTGAAAATCCTTAGACCCTCTAGTTGGGACCAACAAAATAAACGAACCGCCGGCCAAGATTCCTACCACAGGTTCAGGACATCGATTGGAGCCactttgttcttggacctacctaGAAAaatgaccggaagtggccagAATTTCGAtttgaaaatcggccaaaacctaggttGCAAATTGGGTTACCTAGActaaaaattaatcaaatcctactcaaccatcagctagagctcgaaaaataggtgagaaaccatacctcactcaTTGGaatcggtggccggaggagggagaacgAGCTTCCGAAACATTTCAAGAAACTGTCGGAATCGGCTTGTTTCGTGGCTGCTTCCGGCAACGGCAGCGGCGGATCGGGGCAAGGAAAAGGCGGGGCTGGTAGAGGGAAGTGAGGTGGTTCGTTTGAGACCCGTGCCACCAAGAACGGAGGTCGGAGGTGGCGGTGGTGATGTGTTGAAGTCACTGCCGTGAGAAGAAAAACATTGGGGAAGGGTTTGTtcgcaggagagagagagagagagagagagagagagagagagagagagagagagagagagagagagagagagagagagagagagagagagggagaaataAAAATCTGGTTGGTAAAACCagtttttgaaaattacaattttgcccctccaagtattttgatcgtattttCCTCGttttaactccgattcgagcccactacgtgtccaTGGACTCGCATCGCCGTGCTCTACACAAAAATCCaattaaaatttctaaattcctTTCCAatcaaaaagtcaaattttatcataataaaatattctagggGAGAATAGTCTTTTTtagaataaatttataattaaatattaatttaggtttGGGTTGTTACATGCGGTGGTCGGACTACTGGTCTGAATACTTTACGATTTTTCAAGGAATTTAATTCTGCTTGGATCGCATCTTTCCATTTTGACCAATCCTCTCTATGTCGACATTCTTCAATAGTTTTTGGTTCAAGATCCTTATTATCTTTTATAATTTCTAGAGCAACCATGTGTGCAAAGACATCATCAACAATAGTTTTCTTTCTATCCCAGCTTTCTCTTGTACTCATAATTCAAAGAGATCGCTTCTGATGTATGTACTTCTTCTGGTATATGTGCCTCTACAGGGGCTATATCTTCATCAATTTTAAACTAGTCAATTTTTGGCTCATCAAGAGTACTAATTTGTTTtggatatttttcttcttctggaaTATGCACTTCTTGTGTCCTTTTCTTTCGGGAATTTTTATCTCTAGCACCAACAGGACGACCACACTTCAAGCATACCTTTAATGTACTATCATATTGACCTTCAGGGACATTAATCCGAGCTGGAGTATTTACTTTCTTTATGTCAGTAAAGGCATCCGGTAATTGATTTGCTATACTTTGCAAATGGATGATTCTTTGAACTTCACGTTCACTTTGATTTGTATGTGGATCCAGATGAGACAATGATGATGCATTTCTTGTAATTTCACGTCGTTCTTCAGGAAGCGACACCTTTTCTCCCCTTAACGGAGGGAAAATTATATCATCAAAATGGCAATCTGCAAGGCGTGCTGTAAACATATCACCCATCAGGGGTTCAAGATATCTAATTATGGATGGAGAATTGAATCCAATGTAAATTCCAAGATGTCTTTGAGGGCCCATCTTAGTCCACTTAGGTGGAGAAATGGGAACATAAACAGCACaaccaaaattttttaaatgagaaaTATTAGGTTGTTGGCCCAAAACAAGTTGTAATGGAGAATATTGATGATAAGCAGTTGGTCGGATGTGAACCAAAGATGCATCATGCAATATAGCATGTCCCCAAACAGAAGTAGGTAATTTTGACATTAAAAGTAAAGGCCGAGCAATCATTTGAAGGCGTTTGATAAAGGACTCTACTAATCTATTTTGAGTATGTGTATGTGCAACCAGATGTACACCAATGCCAATGGACATGCAATAATCATCAAATGCTTGAGATGTAAACTCACCAACATTATCAAGACGTATATCCTTAAAACTAATCAGATTTCTTTTGGATATGACAGAATATAAAGCCTCTTTGATATAAATGTGTGTTCCTCCAGGTAATATTAAACTGGCTCTTCCAGAGCCTTTGATTAGCTTTGCACTACCTGAAATTGTATTCTCATTGGCTTTTGCtaattttaagtttgaaaaatatttcttaTCCCAAAGGATTGTATGTGTTGTTGCAGTATCCACCAAACATACATC
Above is a window of Prunus persica cultivar Lovell chromosome G2, Prunus_persica_NCBIv2, whole genome shotgun sequence DNA encoding:
- the LOC109947331 gene encoding uncharacterized protein LOC109947331, whose protein sequence is MATSNAASQPNQDTTINPTSTLTLNQTMPMSNPSHFLSLKLTPTNFLLWKTQFEPILISHDLEGLIDRTDTAPPSTVGEGNTSQSNPEFISWRKRDQMLRSWIIASLTEDVMPHIVGTSTSSQAWKALTQAFGSRTNTRLLQLHTQLQNFSKGDLPVATYFQKAKLIADQLAATGKPLDTNEFNAIIFHNLGSDYSDMVTAMSTKLSPISYSELHSLLVSHEIRLQEKATYSTILPSANLVYKG